The nucleotide window AATTTCAAAACTCTCAGTGGAAAAATATATTCATTTTTACCACGCTGAGTACGGTTTAAAATATTCCATCCTTCGCTATGCAAATATTTATGGTCCTCGTCAAAATCCTTTCGGTGAAGCCGGTGTAGTTGCAATTTTTTCAACAAAACTTTTAAAAGGAGATCAACCAATAATTAATGGTGAGGGGAAACAAACACGGGATTATGTTTTTGTTGGTGACGTTGTGAATGCAAACCTACTCGCTCTTAACGATAGCGCAAATGATATTTATAATGTTGGAACTGAAATCGAAACTGATGTTAACCAACTGTTCCATTATATTAATTCAATCACAGGAGCAGGAAAAGAAGAAAAGCATGGTCCCGCTGCACCAGGTGAACAAATGCGAAGCGTAATCACAAGCAATAAGCTTTTTAATAAATTCGGTTGGCGACCCGCTATTAAAATTGAAGACGGACTGAATTCCACGATTGATTTTTTCAGGGAGGAATTGAAAAAGAAATAATGTTCGATAATTCTTTAATCAAAAAACTTGCATCCGGCAATCGTCGAATTATTGCACGATCCATCTCTATTGTGGAATCTGGAGGCTCAGCTTCAACTGAACTTTTAAAAAGTATATTTCCAACTATAGGTAATGCTTTTCGAATTGGAATTACGGGACCACCGGGCGCAGGCAAAAGCACAATTACAAATCAGCTTACAAAACTTTTTCGCAAACAAAATAAGAAAGTCGGAATCATTGCCGTTGACCCCACCTCACCTTTTACAGGCGGTGCGCTTCTCGGTGATCGCGTTCGGATGAATGATCTCGGAATGGACGAAGGAGTTTTTATTCGAAGTATGGCAACCCGCGGAAGTCTTGGCGGCTTATCTAAAAAGCGATAGATGCTGCTGATGTTCTTGATGCTGCCGGCTTTGATATAATTATTTTTGAAACTGTGGGAGTTGGTCAGTCAGAACTTGATATTGCGCAGGCGGCTGATACAACAATTGTTGTACTCGTTCCCGAAAGTGGTGATTCGGTTCAAGCTATGAAAGCAGGGCTAATGGAGATTGCTGATTTTTTTGTACTGAATAAAAGTGATCGTCCCGGTTCACAACAAGCATACACAGCACTTCAAACAATATTGATGATAAAAGATCACGATGAAAACTCGTGGCTTCCGAATATCATCAAAACCATCGCCTCTGAAAATAAAGGTACTCAAGAAATTGCAGATGAGATTGAAAGACATCATGCTTTTATGTTGGAAAAAGAGAAATTCCTGGTTAAAAGAGAACAACAGGCGAAAGTAAGAATTAAAGAAATCGTTGAACATAAATTAAAAGATGAATTGTGGAGCAAGACTGGTGAAAATTCTTTAAATTCGTCCTTGAAAAAAGTAATCCTTGGAAATGCTTCACCTTATCACATAGCTGAAGAAATTATTAAAGAATATAAAAGTAGAATTTGAGACTTCAAGTAGTCATCCTGAAATTGTTTCAGGATCTAAACAATTAAGAAGATTCCGAAACGAGTTCGGAAAGACAATAAATATTTTAGGAGTTTAAATGGAGCACAGACCTTTCTTAACAGAATTAACAGAAAACCAAAATATTATCCGCAATACGATTAAAGAATTTGCTGAAAAAAATATTCGTCCCGTAATCATGGAATATGACGAACCCCAAAAGTTCCCGATGGAAATAATGCAACAGCTTGGCGAGCTTGGTTTTCTTGGAATACTCGTACCAGAAGAATATGGTGGGGCTAATTTAGGTTATGTTGATTATGCGATCATAATTGAAGAAATTTCAAGAGTTGATCCATCAATAGGTCTATCTGTTGCGGCGCATAATGGTCTCTGTACAAATCATATCAATCGCTTCGGCAATGACGCCCAAAAACAAAAATATTTACCTGATCTCGCGAGCGGAAGAAAAATTGGTGCGTGGGGATTGACCGAATCGTTTTCCGGCAGTGACGCTGCTGGTTTAAAAAGTATCGCCATCAAGGATGGTGATTTTTGGATTTTAAATGGCAGCAAGCAGTTCACAACGCACGGAACTGTCGGCGAGACTTATGTTGTAATGGCTATCACCAACAAAGACGCGGGCAAAAAAGGGATATCTGCTTTCATTCTTGAAAAAGGAATGGAAGGATTAATAATTGGGAAAAAAGAAAACAAACTCGGAATGCGTGCGAGCGATACAACGCAATTAGCTTTTGAAAATTGTAAAGTACCTATAGAAAATCTTTGCGGTGAAGAAGGAATGGGATTTATTAACTCAATGCAAATTCTTGAAGGTGGTAGAATTTCCATCGCCGCCTGCAGTATAGGATTGGCTCAAGGTTGTTTAGATGCTTGTCTAAAATATTCTAAAGAAAGAAAACAGTTTGGGAAGCCGCTTGCAGATTTTCAGGCTACACAATTTAAGCTTGCTGAAATGCACACAAACATCGAAGCCGCAAGAACGTTAACTTATCGTGCTGCCTGGATGAAGGATAATGGAATTCCCAATACAAAAGAAGCTGCTGAAGCAAAACTTTTTGCAAGTGAGATAGCCGAGAAAGCCTCGAGCGAAGCAGTTCAAATTTTTGGCGGATATGGATTTATAAAAGAATATCCTGTAGAAAAATTTTACCGTGATGTAAAACTTCTCACTATTGGCGAAGGTACCTCAGAGATCCAGCGAATTGTAATCGCAAGAGATTTGCTAAAGGAAGCCTAACCCCTGCCCTTCCCTAAGGGAAGGGAGAAATAGATTTTGAATTTGTCACCCTGAACTCGTTTCAGGGTCTAATGATTTTTATTAAAAAACTCCCGAAACGAGTTCGGGGCGACAGAAAAAATGATTATGAAACAAATTGGTTTACAAGTAAAAGAGAATGAATCTTTTCTCAAGCGAGAAGATTATCAAAAAGAATTGTTGCGCAAGCTTACTGCTGCAAAAGAAACTGTTCAAGAAGGTGGTGGTAAGAAAGCAATCGAGAAACATAAAGCGAAAGGAAAACTTACCGCTCGCGAAAGAATAAATCTTCTTGTTGATGATCCCAAAAAGTTTTTTGAGCTAAGTACTTTTGCAGCTTATGGAATGTATGAAGAATACGGCGGTGCTCCTTCATCCGGAACTATTTATGGAATTGGTAAAATTCAAGGGCGTGATTGTGTTATCGTTGCAAACGATGCAACTGTAAAAGCCGGTGCTTGGTTCCCAGTCACGGCAAAGAAAAATTTACGTGCTCAAGAAATTGCAATGGAGAATCATCTTCCGATAATTTATTTGGTTGACAGTGCTGGAGTTTTCCTTCCACTGCAGGAAGATATTTTTCCGGACAAAGAACATTTTGGAAGGGTCTTTCGCAACAATGCTAAAATGTCTTCGATGGGCATTCCACAAATAGCTGCAATAATGGGTCCTTGTGTTGCAGGCGGTGCATACCTTCCTATAATGAGTGATGAAGCTTTGATTGTTGAAGGGGAAGGTTCAGTGTTTCTTGCTGGTGCTCATCTTGTTCGTGCAGCAATAGGAGAAGTGATTGATAATGAAAGCCTTGGCGGTGCAAAGGTACAATCTAATATTTCTGGTGTTACAGATTACATTGTAAAAGACGATGAAGAATGTATTGCACAAATCAGAAATCTTGTTGATAAGTTTGGGATCAATCAATCAGCAGGATTTAATAGA belongs to Ignavibacteriales bacterium and includes:
- a CDS encoding NAD-dependent epimerase/dehydratase family protein codes for the protein MNILVTGGAGFIASQIADAFINEGHQVTIVDDLSSGFIKNVNPKAKFIKANICDKNLSQLFENEKFDVINHHAAQMDVRRSVKNPEFDATTNILGTINLLQNAIKFKVNKFMFASTGGAVYGEQEYFPADEKHPTQPRSPYGISKLSVEKYIHFYHAEYGLKYSILRYANIYGPRQNPFGEAGVVAIFSTKLLKGDQPIINGEGKQTRDYVFVGDVVNANLLALNDSANDIYNVGTEIETDVNQLFHYINSITGAGKEEKHGPAAPGEQMRSVITSNKLFNKFGWRPAIKIEDGLNSTIDFFREELKKK
- a CDS encoding acyl-CoA dehydrogenase, which codes for MEHRPFLTELTENQNIIRNTIKEFAEKNIRPVIMEYDEPQKFPMEIMQQLGELGFLGILVPEEYGGANLGYVDYAIIIEEISRVDPSIGLSVAAHNGLCTNHINRFGNDAQKQKYLPDLASGRKIGAWGLTESFSGSDAAGLKSIAIKDGDFWILNGSKQFTTHGTVGETYVVMAITNKDAGKKGISAFILEKGMEGLIIGKKENKLGMRASDTTQLAFENCKVPIENLCGEEGMGFINSMQILEGGRISIAACSIGLAQGCLDACLKYSKERKQFGKPLADFQATQFKLAEMHTNIEAARTLTYRAAWMKDNGIPNTKEAAEAKLFASEIAEKASSEAVQIFGGYGFIKEYPVEKFYRDVKLLTIGEGTSEIQRIVIARDLLKEA
- a CDS encoding acyl-CoA carboxylase subunit beta, producing the protein MKQIGLQVKENESFLKREDYQKELLRKLTAAKETVQEGGGKKAIEKHKAKGKLTARERINLLVDDPKKFFELSTFAAYGMYEEYGGAPSSGTIYGIGKIQGRDCVIVANDATVKAGAWFPVTAKKNLRAQEIAMENHLPIIYLVDSAGVFLPLQEDIFPDKEHFGRVFRNNAKMSSMGIPQIAAIMGPCVAGGAYLPIMSDEALIVEGEGSVFLAGAHLVRAAIGEVIDNESLGGAKVQSNISGVTDYIVKDDEECIAQIRNLVDKFGINQSAGFNRVQSEQPKYPTEQILGILPEDTLKPYDTYELISRIVDNSEIDEYKAGYGKTIITAYARIDGWAVGIVANQRSVVKTELGEMQVGGVIYSDSADKATRFIMNCNQKKIPLLFLQDVTGFMVGSKAEHGGIIKDGAKMVNAVANSVVPKITIIVGNSFGAGNYAMCGKAYDPRFIFAYPNAKISVMGGNQASSVLLDIKLKQEEKSGHKFSDEAKKKLLNDILKSYDEKSTSLYAAARLWIDEVIHPSQTREWISMCLEVANNNPEIPKFNPGVIQT